One genomic region from Tripterygium wilfordii isolate XIE 37 chromosome 20, ASM1340144v1, whole genome shotgun sequence encodes:
- the LOC119986925 gene encoding self-incompatibility protein S1-like: MTVIKHIKSGDHTFVVGPVTSMIGKQVLDVLRNELGMAYQEKFLGLGEKVKVNVMNRLGKGQSLSLHCQSKDNDLGQQSVADGGEYGWDFTTNIIGNTLFYCDMGWKSTDQFHFDSYTSTRDHVRCKTDCTWLVAGEGIYGKNDQTGFWEFIYHW, from the exons ATGACCGTAATAAAGCACATCAAAAGTGGGGACCACACATTTGTTGTGGGTCCCGTTACATCTATGATTGGAAAGCAAGTACTTGATGT CTTGCGGAACGAGCTCGGTATGGCATACCAGGAGAAGTTTCTGGGACTGGGGGAGAAGGTGAAAGTGAATGTCATGAACAGATTAGGCAAGGGACAGAGTCTCAGCCTTCATTGCCAGTCCAAAGACAACGATCTCGGCCAACAAAGTGTCGCGGATGGAGGGGAATATGGATGGGATTTCACGACCAATATAATTGGAAACACACTATTTTACTGTGACATGGGATGGAAGAGCACAGATCAGTTCCATTTCGACTCGTATACTAGTACAAGAGACCATGTTCGATGCAAGACTGACTGCACTTGGCTTGTAGCAGGAGAAGGCATCTATGGCAAAAATGATCAAACAGGATTTTGGGAATTCATTTACCATTGGTGA
- the LOC119987163 gene encoding transportin MOS14-like isoform X2, whose protein sequence is MALQTGQHYQSTLLKKFHKGPPKVRTQISIAVAALAVHVPAEDWGDGGIVNWLKDEMSSHPEYVPGFLELLTVLPEEVFNYKISARPERRRQFEKELTSQMEVALGILTACLETSELKEQVLEAFSSWLRLRHGIPGSVLASHPLVLSALSSLNAELLSEASVNVISELIHYTAAGSSGGISVQIPLIQVIVPQVMSLKAQLRDPLKDEEDVKAIARLFADMGDSYVELIATGSNESMLIVQALLEVASHPEYDIASMTFNFWHNLQAILTRRDSYTVFGNEASIEAERNRRLQVFRSAYESLVSLVSFWVQYPQDYQGLSYEDLKDFKHTRYAVADVLIDAASILGGDATLRILYMKLVEVVSLCENEHGEWRPAEAALFCIRAISSYVSIVEAEVMPQVMILLPKLPQQPQLLQTVCLTIGAYSKWLDAASSKISILPTVIDILMRGMGTSEDSAAAAAMAFRHICDDCRRQLCGYFDSLFPIYHKAVNGEGSIKVSAEDSLHLVEALSMVITQLPPDHAKKAVEALCIPVVNPLQDSINQGPEILEKKPARELTVHIDRLAYIFRYVNHPEAVADAIQRLWPIFKAVFDLRAWDVKTMESLCRACKYAVRTSGRFMGITIGAMLEEIQGLYLQHHQPCFLYLSSEVIKIFGSDPSCTDYLKNLIEALFRHTTCLLTNIKDFTSRPDIADDCFLLASRCIRYCPQIFIPSAIFPPLVDCSMIGITVQHREASNSILIFLSDIFDLAKSSKGEHYVSIRDSVIIPRGASLTRILVASIAGALPSSRLETVTYALLALTRAYGLQSLEWAKDSVSLIPLTAVTEVERSRFIHALSDAASGKDINIMMTPIEELSDVCRRNRTVQDIVQGALRPLELNLVCV, encoded by the exons ATGGCTTTGCAGACTGGCCAACACTATCAATCA accttattaaaaaaatttcataaagGCCCTCCTAAAGTCCGGACTCAG ATTAGCATTGCAGTAGCTGCCCTGGCTGTGCATGTTCCTGCGGAAGATTGGGGAGATGGTGGTATTGTTAATTGGCTTAAGGATGAGATGAGTTCTCATCCTGAATATGTACCGGGATTCTTGGAGCTACTGACAGTCTTGCCCGAG GAAGTATTTAACTACAAGATATCAGCTCGCCCTGAAAGACGGCGCCAATTCGAAAAAGAGCTTACATCCCAAATGGAAGTTGCTCTTGGTATTTTGACTGCTTGTTTGGAAACTAGTGAGCTAAAGGAGCAG GTTCTAGAGGCATTTTCTTCTTGGCTTCGACTAAGGCATGG GATTCCTGGTTCTGTCCTTGCTTCTCACCCGTTAGTGCTCTCTGCTCTCTCAAGCTTAAATGCTGAACTACTTTCAGAGGCATCTGTAAATG TCATTTCAGAATTGATACACTACACTGCAGCAGGAAGCTCTGGTGGTATTTCAGTGCAGATTCCCTTAATTCAAGTGATTGTGCCGCAAGTAATGAGTTTGAAAGCTCAACTTAGAGATCCTTTAAAG GATGAAGAAGATGTGAAGGCAATTGCACGATTATTTGCTGACATGGGCGACTCGTATGTGGAATTGATTGCAACtg GTTCGAATGAGTCAATGTTGATAGTGCAGGCATTACTAGAAGTTGCTTCTCACCCTGAATATGATATCGCTTCAATGACCTTTAACTTTTGGCACAATCTTCAGGCTATTTTAACTAGAAG AGATTCATATACGGTATTTGGTAATGAAGCGTCTATTGAAGCTGAGAGAAATAGGAGGCTGCAAGTTTTTCGTTCGGCATATGAGTCACTTGTGTCCCTG GTTAGCTTCTGGGTTCAATATCCCCAAGATTATCAAGGCCTTTCATATGAGGACCTCAAGGATTTCAAACATACTAGATACG CTGTTGCGGATGTATTAATTGATGCAGCATCAATTTTGGGTGGTGATGCAACCTTGAGAATCCTTTATATGAAGCTTGTTGAG GTGGTATCTTTATGTGAGAATGAGCACGGCGAATGGCGTCCTGCTGAGGCTGCTTTATTTTGCATTCGGGCTATATCAAGTTACGTTTCCATTGTTGAAGCTGAAGTAATGCCTCAG GTTATGATCTTGCTTCCCAAACTTCCTCAACAGCCACAGCTGCTTCAGACTG TATGCTTAACAATTGGAGCATATTCGAAATGGCTTGATGCTGCATCGAGTAAAATTTCTATACTGCCAACAGTCATAGACATTCTAATGAGAGGCATGGGTACATCAGAAGATTCAGCAGCTGCTGCAGCTATGGCATTCAGACATATTTGTGATG ATTGCAGGAGACAGCTTTGTGGGTATTTTGATTCCTTATTCCCCATATACCATAAGGCAGTAAATGGGGAAGGTAGCATCAAAGTTTCTGCTGAAGACTCATTGCATCTAGTTGAAGCTTTAAG CATGGTCATCACCCAACTTCCTCCTGATCATGCTAAGAAGGCTGTGGAGGCATTATGCATTCCTGTTGTTAATCCTTTGCAG GATTCTATCAATCAAGGTCCAGAAATATTGGAAAAGAAGCCTGCTCGTGAGTTAACTGTTCATATTGATCGACTTGCATACATATTTAG GTATGTAAATCACCCTGAAGCTGTTGCAGATGCTATTCAAAGGCTATGGCCGATTTTCAAAGCTGTTTTTGATCT CCGTGCTTGGGACGTGAAGACCATGGAGTCTCTTTGTCGAGCTTGCAAATATGCT GTGAGAACATCTGGGAGGTTCATGGGGATAACTATTGGGGCCATGCTGGAAGAGATTCAAGGCCTATATCTACAGCACCATCAGCCATGTTTTCTTTATCTCTCTAGTGAAGTTATAAAG ATATTTGGTTCTGACCCATCTTGTACAGACTACCTAAAAAATTTGATTGAAGCCCTCTTTAGGCACACGACGTGTCTTCTCACAAATATCAAG GACTTTACTTCCAGACCAGACATAGCAGATGACTGTTTTTTGTTAGCATCGAGATGCATACGCTATTGTCCACAAATATTTATCCCATCTGCCATTTTTCCGCCTTTAGTAGATTGTTCAATGATCGGGATTACTGTACAGCATAG agaggcatcaaattcgatatTGATCTTCCTGTCTGATATATTTGATCTTGCTAAGTCTAGCAAGGGAGAACACTATGTGTCTATCAGAGATAGCGTAATAATTCCTCGTGGAGCCAGCcttacaagaattttggttGCTTCTATAGCAGGAGCACTCCCAAGTTCTCGGTTAGAAACG GTTACTTATGCGCTATTAGCTTTGACTCGAGCATACGGGTTGCAATCACTGGAGTGGGCAAAGGACAGTGTTTCTTTAATACCTTTGACAGCTGTAACAGAAGTAGAGCGTTCCAGATTTATACATGCATTATCAGATGCAGCATCTGGGAAAGACATCAATATCATGATGACTCCAATTGAAGAGCTCTCTGATGTTTGTCGCCGAAATCGAACAGTTCAAGACATTGTCCAAGGAGCTTTGAGACCGCTTGAGTTGAATTTGGTTTGTGTCTGA
- the LOC119987163 gene encoding transportin MOS14-like isoform X1 — protein MELQNTVKNALNALYHHPEDTIRMQADRWLQDFQRTIDAWQVADNLLHDSSSNLETLIFCSQTLRSKVQRDFEELPSEAFSPLRVSLNTLLKKFHKGPPKVRTQISIAVAALAVHVPAEDWGDGGIVNWLKDEMSSHPEYVPGFLELLTVLPEEVFNYKISARPERRRQFEKELTSQMEVALGILTACLETSELKEQVLEAFSSWLRLRHGIPGSVLASHPLVLSALSSLNAELLSEASVNVISELIHYTAAGSSGGISVQIPLIQVIVPQVMSLKAQLRDPLKDEEDVKAIARLFADMGDSYVELIATGSNESMLIVQALLEVASHPEYDIASMTFNFWHNLQAILTRRDSYTVFGNEASIEAERNRRLQVFRSAYESLVSLVSFWVQYPQDYQGLSYEDLKDFKHTRYAVADVLIDAASILGGDATLRILYMKLVEVVSLCENEHGEWRPAEAALFCIRAISSYVSIVEAEVMPQVMILLPKLPQQPQLLQTVCLTIGAYSKWLDAASSKISILPTVIDILMRGMGTSEDSAAAAAMAFRHICDDCRRQLCGYFDSLFPIYHKAVNGEGSIKVSAEDSLHLVEALSMVITQLPPDHAKKAVEALCIPVVNPLQDSINQGPEILEKKPARELTVHIDRLAYIFRYVNHPEAVADAIQRLWPIFKAVFDLRAWDVKTMESLCRACKYAVRTSGRFMGITIGAMLEEIQGLYLQHHQPCFLYLSSEVIKIFGSDPSCTDYLKNLIEALFRHTTCLLTNIKDFTSRPDIADDCFLLASRCIRYCPQIFIPSAIFPPLVDCSMIGITVQHREASNSILIFLSDIFDLAKSSKGEHYVSIRDSVIIPRGASLTRILVASIAGALPSSRLETVTYALLALTRAYGLQSLEWAKDSVSLIPLTAVTEVERSRFIHALSDAASGKDINIMMTPIEELSDVCRRNRTVQDIVQGALRPLELNLVCV, from the exons ATGGAACTTCAGAACACTGTGAAAAATGCCCTAAACGCACTCTACCATCACCCAGAGGACACGATTCGTATGCAGGCTGATCGGTGGCTTCAAGACTTTCAACGTACCATCGATGCGTGGCAG GTTGCTGATAATTTGCTTCATGATTCAAGTAGCAATCTTGAAACCTTAATATTTTGTTCTCAAACTCTTAGAAGCAAG GTACAACGGGATTTTGAAGAACTTCCTTCTGAGGCATTTAGTCCATTGCGGGTTTCTTTAAAT accttattaaaaaaatttcataaagGCCCTCCTAAAGTCCGGACTCAG ATTAGCATTGCAGTAGCTGCCCTGGCTGTGCATGTTCCTGCGGAAGATTGGGGAGATGGTGGTATTGTTAATTGGCTTAAGGATGAGATGAGTTCTCATCCTGAATATGTACCGGGATTCTTGGAGCTACTGACAGTCTTGCCCGAG GAAGTATTTAACTACAAGATATCAGCTCGCCCTGAAAGACGGCGCCAATTCGAAAAAGAGCTTACATCCCAAATGGAAGTTGCTCTTGGTATTTTGACTGCTTGTTTGGAAACTAGTGAGCTAAAGGAGCAG GTTCTAGAGGCATTTTCTTCTTGGCTTCGACTAAGGCATGG GATTCCTGGTTCTGTCCTTGCTTCTCACCCGTTAGTGCTCTCTGCTCTCTCAAGCTTAAATGCTGAACTACTTTCAGAGGCATCTGTAAATG TCATTTCAGAATTGATACACTACACTGCAGCAGGAAGCTCTGGTGGTATTTCAGTGCAGATTCCCTTAATTCAAGTGATTGTGCCGCAAGTAATGAGTTTGAAAGCTCAACTTAGAGATCCTTTAAAG GATGAAGAAGATGTGAAGGCAATTGCACGATTATTTGCTGACATGGGCGACTCGTATGTGGAATTGATTGCAACtg GTTCGAATGAGTCAATGTTGATAGTGCAGGCATTACTAGAAGTTGCTTCTCACCCTGAATATGATATCGCTTCAATGACCTTTAACTTTTGGCACAATCTTCAGGCTATTTTAACTAGAAG AGATTCATATACGGTATTTGGTAATGAAGCGTCTATTGAAGCTGAGAGAAATAGGAGGCTGCAAGTTTTTCGTTCGGCATATGAGTCACTTGTGTCCCTG GTTAGCTTCTGGGTTCAATATCCCCAAGATTATCAAGGCCTTTCATATGAGGACCTCAAGGATTTCAAACATACTAGATACG CTGTTGCGGATGTATTAATTGATGCAGCATCAATTTTGGGTGGTGATGCAACCTTGAGAATCCTTTATATGAAGCTTGTTGAG GTGGTATCTTTATGTGAGAATGAGCACGGCGAATGGCGTCCTGCTGAGGCTGCTTTATTTTGCATTCGGGCTATATCAAGTTACGTTTCCATTGTTGAAGCTGAAGTAATGCCTCAG GTTATGATCTTGCTTCCCAAACTTCCTCAACAGCCACAGCTGCTTCAGACTG TATGCTTAACAATTGGAGCATATTCGAAATGGCTTGATGCTGCATCGAGTAAAATTTCTATACTGCCAACAGTCATAGACATTCTAATGAGAGGCATGGGTACATCAGAAGATTCAGCAGCTGCTGCAGCTATGGCATTCAGACATATTTGTGATG ATTGCAGGAGACAGCTTTGTGGGTATTTTGATTCCTTATTCCCCATATACCATAAGGCAGTAAATGGGGAAGGTAGCATCAAAGTTTCTGCTGAAGACTCATTGCATCTAGTTGAAGCTTTAAG CATGGTCATCACCCAACTTCCTCCTGATCATGCTAAGAAGGCTGTGGAGGCATTATGCATTCCTGTTGTTAATCCTTTGCAG GATTCTATCAATCAAGGTCCAGAAATATTGGAAAAGAAGCCTGCTCGTGAGTTAACTGTTCATATTGATCGACTTGCATACATATTTAG GTATGTAAATCACCCTGAAGCTGTTGCAGATGCTATTCAAAGGCTATGGCCGATTTTCAAAGCTGTTTTTGATCT CCGTGCTTGGGACGTGAAGACCATGGAGTCTCTTTGTCGAGCTTGCAAATATGCT GTGAGAACATCTGGGAGGTTCATGGGGATAACTATTGGGGCCATGCTGGAAGAGATTCAAGGCCTATATCTACAGCACCATCAGCCATGTTTTCTTTATCTCTCTAGTGAAGTTATAAAG ATATTTGGTTCTGACCCATCTTGTACAGACTACCTAAAAAATTTGATTGAAGCCCTCTTTAGGCACACGACGTGTCTTCTCACAAATATCAAG GACTTTACTTCCAGACCAGACATAGCAGATGACTGTTTTTTGTTAGCATCGAGATGCATACGCTATTGTCCACAAATATTTATCCCATCTGCCATTTTTCCGCCTTTAGTAGATTGTTCAATGATCGGGATTACTGTACAGCATAG agaggcatcaaattcgatatTGATCTTCCTGTCTGATATATTTGATCTTGCTAAGTCTAGCAAGGGAGAACACTATGTGTCTATCAGAGATAGCGTAATAATTCCTCGTGGAGCCAGCcttacaagaattttggttGCTTCTATAGCAGGAGCACTCCCAAGTTCTCGGTTAGAAACG GTTACTTATGCGCTATTAGCTTTGACTCGAGCATACGGGTTGCAATCACTGGAGTGGGCAAAGGACAGTGTTTCTTTAATACCTTTGACAGCTGTAACAGAAGTAGAGCGTTCCAGATTTATACATGCATTATCAGATGCAGCATCTGGGAAAGACATCAATATCATGATGACTCCAATTGAAGAGCTCTCTGATGTTTGTCGCCGAAATCGAACAGTTCAAGACATTGTCCAAGGAGCTTTGAGACCGCTTGAGTTGAATTTGGTTTGTGTCTGA
- the LOC119987163 gene encoding transportin MOS14-like isoform X4 encodes MELQNTVKNALNALYHHPEDTIRMQADRWLQDFQRTIDAWQVADNLLHDSSSNLETLIFCSQTLRSKVQRDFEELPSEAFSPLRVSLNTLLKKFHKGPPKVRTQISIAVAALAVHVPAEDWGDGGIVNWLKDEMSSHPEYVPGFLELLTVLPEEVFNYKISARPERRRQFEKELTSQMEVALGILTACLETSELKEQVLEAFSSWLRLRHGIPGSVLASHPLVLSALSSLNAELLSEASVNVISELIHYTAAGSSGGISVQIPLIQVIVPQVMSLKAQLRDPLKDEEDVKAIARLFADMGDSYVELIATGSNESMLIVQALLEVASHPEYDIASMTFNFWHNLQAILTRRDSYTVFGNEASIEAERNRRLQVFRSAYESLVSLVSFWVQYPQDYQGLSYEDLKDFKHTRYAVADVLIDAASILGGDATLRILYMKLVEVVSLCENEHGEWRPAEAALFCIRAISSYVSIVEAEVMPQVMILLPKLPQQPQLLQTVCLTIGAYSKWLDAASSKISILPTVIDILMRGMGTSEDSAAAAAMAFRHICDDCRRQLCGYFDSLFPIYHKAVNGEGSIKVSAEDSLHLVEALSMVITQLPPDHAKKAVEALCIPVVNPLQDSINQGPEILEKKPARELTVHIDRLAYIFRYVNHPEAVADAIQRLWPIFKAVFDLRAWDVKTMESLCRACKYAVRTSGRFMGITIGAMLEEIQGLYLQHHQPCFLYLSSEVIKIFGSDPSCTDYLKNLIEALFRHTTCLLTNIKDFTSRPDIADDCFLLASRCIRYCPQIFIPSAIFPPLVDCSMIGITVQHRLLMRY; translated from the exons ATGGAACTTCAGAACACTGTGAAAAATGCCCTAAACGCACTCTACCATCACCCAGAGGACACGATTCGTATGCAGGCTGATCGGTGGCTTCAAGACTTTCAACGTACCATCGATGCGTGGCAG GTTGCTGATAATTTGCTTCATGATTCAAGTAGCAATCTTGAAACCTTAATATTTTGTTCTCAAACTCTTAGAAGCAAG GTACAACGGGATTTTGAAGAACTTCCTTCTGAGGCATTTAGTCCATTGCGGGTTTCTTTAAAT accttattaaaaaaatttcataaagGCCCTCCTAAAGTCCGGACTCAG ATTAGCATTGCAGTAGCTGCCCTGGCTGTGCATGTTCCTGCGGAAGATTGGGGAGATGGTGGTATTGTTAATTGGCTTAAGGATGAGATGAGTTCTCATCCTGAATATGTACCGGGATTCTTGGAGCTACTGACAGTCTTGCCCGAG GAAGTATTTAACTACAAGATATCAGCTCGCCCTGAAAGACGGCGCCAATTCGAAAAAGAGCTTACATCCCAAATGGAAGTTGCTCTTGGTATTTTGACTGCTTGTTTGGAAACTAGTGAGCTAAAGGAGCAG GTTCTAGAGGCATTTTCTTCTTGGCTTCGACTAAGGCATGG GATTCCTGGTTCTGTCCTTGCTTCTCACCCGTTAGTGCTCTCTGCTCTCTCAAGCTTAAATGCTGAACTACTTTCAGAGGCATCTGTAAATG TCATTTCAGAATTGATACACTACACTGCAGCAGGAAGCTCTGGTGGTATTTCAGTGCAGATTCCCTTAATTCAAGTGATTGTGCCGCAAGTAATGAGTTTGAAAGCTCAACTTAGAGATCCTTTAAAG GATGAAGAAGATGTGAAGGCAATTGCACGATTATTTGCTGACATGGGCGACTCGTATGTGGAATTGATTGCAACtg GTTCGAATGAGTCAATGTTGATAGTGCAGGCATTACTAGAAGTTGCTTCTCACCCTGAATATGATATCGCTTCAATGACCTTTAACTTTTGGCACAATCTTCAGGCTATTTTAACTAGAAG AGATTCATATACGGTATTTGGTAATGAAGCGTCTATTGAAGCTGAGAGAAATAGGAGGCTGCAAGTTTTTCGTTCGGCATATGAGTCACTTGTGTCCCTG GTTAGCTTCTGGGTTCAATATCCCCAAGATTATCAAGGCCTTTCATATGAGGACCTCAAGGATTTCAAACATACTAGATACG CTGTTGCGGATGTATTAATTGATGCAGCATCAATTTTGGGTGGTGATGCAACCTTGAGAATCCTTTATATGAAGCTTGTTGAG GTGGTATCTTTATGTGAGAATGAGCACGGCGAATGGCGTCCTGCTGAGGCTGCTTTATTTTGCATTCGGGCTATATCAAGTTACGTTTCCATTGTTGAAGCTGAAGTAATGCCTCAG GTTATGATCTTGCTTCCCAAACTTCCTCAACAGCCACAGCTGCTTCAGACTG TATGCTTAACAATTGGAGCATATTCGAAATGGCTTGATGCTGCATCGAGTAAAATTTCTATACTGCCAACAGTCATAGACATTCTAATGAGAGGCATGGGTACATCAGAAGATTCAGCAGCTGCTGCAGCTATGGCATTCAGACATATTTGTGATG ATTGCAGGAGACAGCTTTGTGGGTATTTTGATTCCTTATTCCCCATATACCATAAGGCAGTAAATGGGGAAGGTAGCATCAAAGTTTCTGCTGAAGACTCATTGCATCTAGTTGAAGCTTTAAG CATGGTCATCACCCAACTTCCTCCTGATCATGCTAAGAAGGCTGTGGAGGCATTATGCATTCCTGTTGTTAATCCTTTGCAG GATTCTATCAATCAAGGTCCAGAAATATTGGAAAAGAAGCCTGCTCGTGAGTTAACTGTTCATATTGATCGACTTGCATACATATTTAG GTATGTAAATCACCCTGAAGCTGTTGCAGATGCTATTCAAAGGCTATGGCCGATTTTCAAAGCTGTTTTTGATCT CCGTGCTTGGGACGTGAAGACCATGGAGTCTCTTTGTCGAGCTTGCAAATATGCT GTGAGAACATCTGGGAGGTTCATGGGGATAACTATTGGGGCCATGCTGGAAGAGATTCAAGGCCTATATCTACAGCACCATCAGCCATGTTTTCTTTATCTCTCTAGTGAAGTTATAAAG ATATTTGGTTCTGACCCATCTTGTACAGACTACCTAAAAAATTTGATTGAAGCCCTCTTTAGGCACACGACGTGTCTTCTCACAAATATCAAG GACTTTACTTCCAGACCAGACATAGCAGATGACTGTTTTTTGTTAGCATCGAGATGCATACGCTATTGTCCACAAATATTTATCCCATCTGCCATTTTTCCGCCTTTAGTAGATTGTTCAATGATCGGGATTACTGTACAGCATAG GTTACTTATGCGCTATTAG
- the LOC119987163 gene encoding transportin MOS14-like isoform X3, with amino-acid sequence MSSHPEYVPGFLELLTVLPEEVFNYKISARPERRRQFEKELTSQMEVALGILTACLETSELKEQVLEAFSSWLRLRHGIPGSVLASHPLVLSALSSLNAELLSEASVNVISELIHYTAAGSSGGISVQIPLIQVIVPQVMSLKAQLRDPLKDEEDVKAIARLFADMGDSYVELIATGSNESMLIVQALLEVASHPEYDIASMTFNFWHNLQAILTRRDSYTVFGNEASIEAERNRRLQVFRSAYESLVSLVSFWVQYPQDYQGLSYEDLKDFKHTRYAVADVLIDAASILGGDATLRILYMKLVEVVSLCENEHGEWRPAEAALFCIRAISSYVSIVEAEVMPQVMILLPKLPQQPQLLQTVCLTIGAYSKWLDAASSKISILPTVIDILMRGMGTSEDSAAAAAMAFRHICDDCRRQLCGYFDSLFPIYHKAVNGEGSIKVSAEDSLHLVEALSMVITQLPPDHAKKAVEALCIPVVNPLQDSINQGPEILEKKPARELTVHIDRLAYIFRYVNHPEAVADAIQRLWPIFKAVFDLRAWDVKTMESLCRACKYAVRTSGRFMGITIGAMLEEIQGLYLQHHQPCFLYLSSEVIKIFGSDPSCTDYLKNLIEALFRHTTCLLTNIKDFTSRPDIADDCFLLASRCIRYCPQIFIPSAIFPPLVDCSMIGITVQHREASNSILIFLSDIFDLAKSSKGEHYVSIRDSVIIPRGASLTRILVASIAGALPSSRLETVTYALLALTRAYGLQSLEWAKDSVSLIPLTAVTEVERSRFIHALSDAASGKDINIMMTPIEELSDVCRRNRTVQDIVQGALRPLELNLVCV; translated from the exons ATGAGTTCTCATCCTGAATATGTACCGGGATTCTTGGAGCTACTGACAGTCTTGCCCGAG GAAGTATTTAACTACAAGATATCAGCTCGCCCTGAAAGACGGCGCCAATTCGAAAAAGAGCTTACATCCCAAATGGAAGTTGCTCTTGGTATTTTGACTGCTTGTTTGGAAACTAGTGAGCTAAAGGAGCAG GTTCTAGAGGCATTTTCTTCTTGGCTTCGACTAAGGCATGG GATTCCTGGTTCTGTCCTTGCTTCTCACCCGTTAGTGCTCTCTGCTCTCTCAAGCTTAAATGCTGAACTACTTTCAGAGGCATCTGTAAATG TCATTTCAGAATTGATACACTACACTGCAGCAGGAAGCTCTGGTGGTATTTCAGTGCAGATTCCCTTAATTCAAGTGATTGTGCCGCAAGTAATGAGTTTGAAAGCTCAACTTAGAGATCCTTTAAAG GATGAAGAAGATGTGAAGGCAATTGCACGATTATTTGCTGACATGGGCGACTCGTATGTGGAATTGATTGCAACtg GTTCGAATGAGTCAATGTTGATAGTGCAGGCATTACTAGAAGTTGCTTCTCACCCTGAATATGATATCGCTTCAATGACCTTTAACTTTTGGCACAATCTTCAGGCTATTTTAACTAGAAG AGATTCATATACGGTATTTGGTAATGAAGCGTCTATTGAAGCTGAGAGAAATAGGAGGCTGCAAGTTTTTCGTTCGGCATATGAGTCACTTGTGTCCCTG GTTAGCTTCTGGGTTCAATATCCCCAAGATTATCAAGGCCTTTCATATGAGGACCTCAAGGATTTCAAACATACTAGATACG CTGTTGCGGATGTATTAATTGATGCAGCATCAATTTTGGGTGGTGATGCAACCTTGAGAATCCTTTATATGAAGCTTGTTGAG GTGGTATCTTTATGTGAGAATGAGCACGGCGAATGGCGTCCTGCTGAGGCTGCTTTATTTTGCATTCGGGCTATATCAAGTTACGTTTCCATTGTTGAAGCTGAAGTAATGCCTCAG GTTATGATCTTGCTTCCCAAACTTCCTCAACAGCCACAGCTGCTTCAGACTG TATGCTTAACAATTGGAGCATATTCGAAATGGCTTGATGCTGCATCGAGTAAAATTTCTATACTGCCAACAGTCATAGACATTCTAATGAGAGGCATGGGTACATCAGAAGATTCAGCAGCTGCTGCAGCTATGGCATTCAGACATATTTGTGATG ATTGCAGGAGACAGCTTTGTGGGTATTTTGATTCCTTATTCCCCATATACCATAAGGCAGTAAATGGGGAAGGTAGCATCAAAGTTTCTGCTGAAGACTCATTGCATCTAGTTGAAGCTTTAAG CATGGTCATCACCCAACTTCCTCCTGATCATGCTAAGAAGGCTGTGGAGGCATTATGCATTCCTGTTGTTAATCCTTTGCAG GATTCTATCAATCAAGGTCCAGAAATATTGGAAAAGAAGCCTGCTCGTGAGTTAACTGTTCATATTGATCGACTTGCATACATATTTAG GTATGTAAATCACCCTGAAGCTGTTGCAGATGCTATTCAAAGGCTATGGCCGATTTTCAAAGCTGTTTTTGATCT CCGTGCTTGGGACGTGAAGACCATGGAGTCTCTTTGTCGAGCTTGCAAATATGCT GTGAGAACATCTGGGAGGTTCATGGGGATAACTATTGGGGCCATGCTGGAAGAGATTCAAGGCCTATATCTACAGCACCATCAGCCATGTTTTCTTTATCTCTCTAGTGAAGTTATAAAG ATATTTGGTTCTGACCCATCTTGTACAGACTACCTAAAAAATTTGATTGAAGCCCTCTTTAGGCACACGACGTGTCTTCTCACAAATATCAAG GACTTTACTTCCAGACCAGACATAGCAGATGACTGTTTTTTGTTAGCATCGAGATGCATACGCTATTGTCCACAAATATTTATCCCATCTGCCATTTTTCCGCCTTTAGTAGATTGTTCAATGATCGGGATTACTGTACAGCATAG agaggcatcaaattcgatatTGATCTTCCTGTCTGATATATTTGATCTTGCTAAGTCTAGCAAGGGAGAACACTATGTGTCTATCAGAGATAGCGTAATAATTCCTCGTGGAGCCAGCcttacaagaattttggttGCTTCTATAGCAGGAGCACTCCCAAGTTCTCGGTTAGAAACG GTTACTTATGCGCTATTAGCTTTGACTCGAGCATACGGGTTGCAATCACTGGAGTGGGCAAAGGACAGTGTTTCTTTAATACCTTTGACAGCTGTAACAGAAGTAGAGCGTTCCAGATTTATACATGCATTATCAGATGCAGCATCTGGGAAAGACATCAATATCATGATGACTCCAATTGAAGAGCTCTCTGATGTTTGTCGCCGAAATCGAACAGTTCAAGACATTGTCCAAGGAGCTTTGAGACCGCTTGAGTTGAATTTGGTTTGTGTCTGA